Proteins from one Staphylococcus saprophyticus subsp. saprophyticus ATCC 15305 = NCTC 7292 genomic window:
- a CDS encoding glucose-6-phosphate isomerase: MTHIQLDYGKTLEFFGEHELQQQKDIVKSIHNTIHKGTGAGSDFLGWIDLPVDYDKEEFSRILEASKRVKDNSEVFVVIGIGGSYLGARAAIEMLTSSFRNSDEYPEIVFVGNHLSSTYTQELIDYLDGKDFSVNVISKSGTTTEPAVSFRLFKQLLENKYGKEEAKKRIFATTDKEKGALKQLATNEGYETFVVPDDIGGRYSVLTAVGLLPIAVAGIDIKAMMEGAAKAREELSSENLEDNIAYQYATIRNVLYAKGYDTEMLINYEPSMQYFNEWWKQLFGESEGKDYKGIYPSSANYTTDLHSLGQYVQEGRRFLFETVVKVNNPKHDITIEEDSDNLDGLNYLAGKTIDEVNTKAFEGTLLAHTDGGVPNIVLNIPRLDEETFGYVVYFFELACSMSGYQLGVNPFNQPGVEAYKQNMFALLGKQGFEDKKEALEKRL; this comes from the coding sequence ATGACGCATATTCAATTAGATTATGGTAAAACTTTAGAATTTTTTGGCGAACATGAACTACAACAACAAAAAGATATAGTTAAATCAATTCATAATACTATCCATAAAGGTACTGGCGCAGGCAGCGACTTTCTTGGTTGGATTGATCTTCCTGTTGATTATGATAAAGAAGAATTCTCACGTATTTTAGAAGCTTCAAAACGGGTCAAAGACAACTCGGAAGTATTTGTAGTTATTGGTATTGGTGGTTCTTATTTAGGTGCACGTGCTGCGATTGAAATGCTAACTTCTTCATTTAGAAATAGCGATGAATATCCTGAAATTGTATTTGTTGGTAATCACTTATCATCTACTTATACTCAAGAATTAATAGATTATCTAGACGGTAAAGATTTTTCAGTAAACGTTATTTCTAAATCTGGTACTACGACTGAACCAGCCGTATCATTCAGATTGTTTAAACAACTTTTAGAAAATAAATATGGTAAAGAAGAAGCGAAAAAACGTATCTTTGCTACTACAGATAAAGAAAAAGGTGCATTGAAGCAATTAGCTACAAATGAAGGTTATGAAACATTTGTAGTGCCAGATGATATCGGTGGCCGTTATTCAGTATTGACAGCTGTTGGTTTATTACCAATTGCAGTTGCTGGTATTGACATTAAAGCAATGATGGAAGGTGCAGCGAAAGCACGTGAAGAATTGTCATCTGAGAATTTAGAAGATAATATTGCTTATCAATATGCAACGATTCGTAACGTTTTATATGCAAAAGGTTATGATACAGAAATGTTAATTAACTATGAACCATCAATGCAATATTTCAATGAATGGTGGAAACAATTATTTGGTGAATCTGAAGGTAAAGACTACAAAGGTATTTATCCATCAAGTGCAAACTACACAACAGATTTACACTCACTTGGACAATATGTACAAGAAGGTCGTCGTTTCTTATTTGAAACTGTTGTTAAAGTAAATAATCCAAAACATGATATTACGATTGAAGAAGATAGTGATAATTTAGATGGTTTAAATTATTTAGCTGGAAAAACAATCGATGAAGTAAATACAAAAGCGTTTGAAGGTACATTATTAGCGCATACTGACGGTGGCGTACCTAATATCGTTTTAAATATACCTCGTCTTGATGAAGAAACATTTGGTTACGTTGTTTACTTCTTTGAATTAGCTTGTTCAATGAGTGGTTACCAATTAGGTGTTAATCCATTTAACCAACCTGGTGTAGAAGCATATAAACAAAATATGTTCGCTTTATTAGGTAAACAAGGATTTGAAGATAAAAAAGAAGCATTAGAAAAACGTTTATAA